The Natronoarchaeum mannanilyticum nucleotide sequence CCCTTGACCAGCAGCGTCGCACCGATCTCGCCGGCGAACGCCGAAACGGCGTCCGCACGCTCCTCCCAGTCGTCGGCAGCCGGGCCGCCCATCTTCCGGAGCTCGCCCTGGTGGGGCGTGCAGACGAGTTCTGCGTCGGTCTCGACCTCGGGCACGACCTGCAAGGCGTCGGCGTCGACGACGACCCGCCCGTCGTAGGAAGCGAGGAACTCCCCCACCGCGTCGAGCGTTCCCTCGTCGTCGCCGAGGCCCGGGCCGATCAGCACGGCGTCCTGATCGGCGGCGAGCTCGAGCAGCTCGTCGACGTGTCCCGGCGCGAGCGCGTCGCCGGTCAGCGGCTCGACGATGAAGTTCTCGGAGAACCCGCGCACGTCCGGCGCGATGGTCTCCGGAACCGCGACGCGAACGAGGTCCGCGCCGGCGCGGAACGCCGCCTGGGCCGACAGCGCGGGCGCGCCGGAGTACGGCCCGCCGCCGATCACCAGCACCTCGCCGTGGTCGCCCTTGTGGCTCCGGGGATCGCGTTCGAGCGCGAGCAGGTCGCCGCGCTCGACGAACAGCTCCGCGGCCTCGGGGATGCCGATGTCGGCCACTGTCACGTCGATGTCGAGATCGGTCAATCCGGGTTTCTGATCGTGGAACGTTACGACGTGGTCGGCCTCGACAGCCGCACCCGGCGCCTCCCCGGTGTCGGCGTCGACGCCGGAGGGGACGTCGACCGCGATCACCGTCGCGTCGGCGTCGTCGATCGCCCGGGCGGCCGTGGCGGCGGGCTCGCGGAGCGCGCCGGCGACGCCGGTGCCCAGCATCGCGTCGACGATCACGTCGGCGTCGGGCAGGTCCAGCGCCCGGGAGTCTTTGACCTCCACCGTCTCGTAGTCGCCCGCTTCGAGGGCATCCCAGTTCTCGCGCGCGATCTCGGTCCCGATCGTTTCCGCCCTGCCAAGCAGGTGAACGGAGACGTCGTACTCGTCGAGAAAGCGTGCCGCGACGAACGCGTCGCCGCCGTTGTTGCCGCGGCCGGCGACGATCGCGACTGTGGATCCCGGCTCGGCGCGTTCGCTGACGGCGCTGGCGACGGCGTTGCCACTCGACTCCATGAGCTGCTTGCGCGGGACGCCGAGTGCCTCGGCGTTGACGTCGACGGCGGCCATGCGATCGCTCGTGAT carries:
- a CDS encoding NAD(P)H-hydrate dehydratase, which translates into the protein MITSDRMAAVDVNAEALGVPRKQLMESSGNAVASAVSERAEPGSTVAIVAGRGNNGGDAFVAARFLDEYDVSVHLLGRAETIGTEIARENWDALEAGDYETVEVKDSRALDLPDADVIVDAMLGTGVAGALREPAATAARAIDDADATVIAVDVPSGVDADTGEAPGAAVEADHVVTFHDQKPGLTDLDIDVTVADIGIPEAAELFVERGDLLALERDPRSHKGDHGEVLVIGGGPYSGAPALSAQAAFRAGADLVRVAVPETIAPDVRGFSENFIVEPLTGDALAPGHVDELLELAADQDAVLIGPGLGDDEGTLDAVGEFLASYDGRVVVDADALQVVPEVETDAELVCTPHQGELRKMGGPAADDWEERADAVSAFAGEIGATLLVKGAHDVISDGETTRVNRTGNPGMTVGGTGDVLAGVTSALVTAIEDPVQAAGVGAYANGRAGDLAVDDHGYGLVATDLPPLVADALWNDAE